CTATCATATATGTAAAGCAAAATATTAGTGTCAACTAAAACTCCTAAATTTTTATTTGACCCCATCCTACTAATCTCCATCTTCCTCCAACTTGCCTACTTATAACTAGCCTTAAATTATTCTCCCAGACCGGGATTGGTCTCTTAAGTTCAAGTTCTATCTCATTAGATTTTGCATGAGTAACTGTACCTAATGTAGTTGCAGACCCTACTGTTATCATCAATACTTCTTTATTCCTTATAGGTGATACTTTAACAAGATCTTTACTACCAACTACCCTTTCAAGTAAATTATACTCAACTCTAATATTCCATAATACTGGAACATCTGCCTTAGCATCTGTGACCATATTACCCATTAAGCTGTCTGCCTTGGTTACTGATGGGTCTAAGTAAGTTCCTACTGCTACTAAGCCTCCTGGCCTAGCTTCATTTACTTCCAAATCTCCAAATCTAAGCGAAGATATTTTGGTATAAATAGGCTCATAGCTTACTTTACCTCTATCCTCGATCCTAATTCCTGGTAAAACCTTTATCTCCTGGCCTACAGAAAACTTACCCTGAACTATACTTCCTCCAACAACTCCTCCAACTAATTTATCAAATGTGGTTCCGGGTTTATTCACATCAAAACTCCTTACCACCAGCATTATCGGTATTTTAGTTAAATCTCTCTTT
This genomic interval from Acidianus sp. HS-5 contains the following:
- a CDS encoding translation initiation factor IF-2 subunit gamma; this translates as MPWPKVQPEVNIGVVGHVDHGKTTLVQALTGIWTSKHSEELKRGMTIKLGYAEASFGICKNCKKPDAYVNEESCSQCGSDEEPDFLRRVSFLDAPGHEILMATMLSGTAILDGAVLVVAANEPFPQPQTREHFVALGIVGIKNLVIVQNKIDVVTKDQAIAQYKQINEFIKGTWAEGSPIIPVSALHKINVDALIEAIEERIPTPKRDLTKIPIMLVVRSFDVNKPGTTFDKLVGGVVGGSIVQGKFSVGQEIKVLPGIRIEDRGKVSYEPIYTKISSLRFGDLEVNEARPGGLVAVGTYLDPSVTKADSLMGNMVTDAKADVPVLWNIRVEYNLLERVVGSKDLVKVSPIRNKEVLMITVGSATTLGTVTHAKSNEIELELKRPIPVWENNLRLVISRQVGGRWRLVGWGQIKI